In one window of Nocardioides sp. DNA:
- a CDS encoding XRE family transcriptional regulator, producing MSDKKALGRSWSDVKRDAIAAGLTSQERIDAARERARAEVRAYRLAEIRKQSSTTQREVADLMHVTQGRVSQIESGQLDSSELGTLRSYVEALGGTVRVVADFGDVSLTIAD from the coding sequence GTGAGTGACAAGAAGGCTCTCGGTCGCTCGTGGAGCGACGTCAAGCGCGACGCCATCGCTGCCGGGCTGACCAGCCAGGAGCGGATCGATGCTGCCCGCGAGCGTGCCCGCGCTGAAGTCCGTGCCTATCGCCTGGCGGAGATCCGCAAGCAGTCGTCTACGACGCAGCGCGAGGTGGCCGACCTCATGCACGTCACCCAGGGTCGCGTCTCCCAGATCGAGTCCGGACAACTGGACTCTTCCGAGCTGGGCACCCTGCGCAGCTACGTAGAGGCGCTCGGGGGAACTGTCCGGGTGGTTGCGGACTTCGGAGACGTGTCCCTCACGATCGCCGACTGA
- a CDS encoding DUF4365 domain-containing protein, with translation MKAQFEFIGWGVAPNLEHDVGTDQWVMAHDESGTDLGRLLGVQVKSGATPFNAPVHEGVQLRGWWFRERDARHFDYWTNHSVPHILVLHRVEDGGSFWVHVTQDKVVSTGKGRKIFVPVEQRLDAAHRRALLDVALSRAELPEFQGSVWDTGQSIPESAVLRYALITPRLLIPHGNRSHSAIEAHQALALLTRMRLRHLHRWREIEPRLDPQESSQSPDWAWRFYAAMSSALLDADAAHLSKVAGDSPTPQAKAAAVTSLAAFRYESEDVVGALTIIEEALGDSHSPVDLAWIEAHRARLLVELGDTKTAQEVALRVAPIGRIANHDPTASVLAGSAADLIFRLSDWDGESLASAIKGHDNLGTWWRSQTILAGLAAQAEDSFKNWSYDRTVTMGADDVAWLSLRSAMAQANHAADTPSWRNAATMLSRRILMTSDSEHQIDGALDLARLAGADKVVKATIARLLDTGPVGPVAAVANRIDLDALTRTPLAASVRFVAGAADVLSADAADRHARWAMRLLCDPGDFQQRLRPSFLLRDELPRLLLGLSTSVSPSVSSEIREHIVGLSAVTDQLLADRYARLVRHLDESEWTEEQLRELASRRSQHHEELAGAIDYVIAHRDADERLQLIDKIAEGDLDALHSFGSVIDLPTEVVLALMAAMEGQVEAILDDAKNGTVRVSDRDPLRTLVLLSIWHPTLARWKTCAKALEDPTVIGEFTIGAIELIGQATDEIPREVALLLREALKLQSTRAPLEHESRLFCPTRDPRGPAKLTYAKLFPEETSESDLVPRI, from the coding sequence GTGAAGGCTCAATTCGAGTTCATCGGCTGGGGGGTCGCGCCGAATCTGGAGCACGATGTGGGCACCGATCAATGGGTGATGGCCCACGACGAGAGCGGCACAGACTTAGGACGGCTTCTCGGGGTTCAAGTGAAGTCAGGCGCCACACCGTTCAACGCGCCGGTTCATGAGGGCGTTCAACTCCGCGGCTGGTGGTTCCGGGAGAGGGATGCGCGTCATTTCGATTACTGGACCAATCACTCCGTCCCTCACATACTCGTGCTCCACCGCGTCGAAGACGGCGGGTCGTTCTGGGTTCATGTCACCCAGGACAAAGTGGTCTCCACTGGCAAGGGTCGAAAGATCTTCGTTCCGGTGGAGCAGAGATTGGACGCTGCACATCGCCGCGCGTTACTGGACGTTGCTCTCTCGCGCGCAGAATTGCCCGAGTTCCAAGGGAGTGTCTGGGATACAGGTCAATCCATTCCAGAGTCTGCTGTACTCCGCTACGCACTGATCACCCCACGCTTACTCATTCCACACGGCAACCGCTCCCACAGCGCGATCGAAGCGCATCAAGCGCTGGCCCTCCTCACGCGCATGCGGCTGCGCCACCTTCACCGTTGGCGGGAAATCGAGCCGCGACTGGACCCACAAGAATCGTCGCAGTCTCCTGACTGGGCGTGGCGGTTCTACGCGGCCATGTCGAGCGCTCTGCTTGATGCCGACGCTGCGCACCTGTCCAAAGTGGCAGGCGACTCTCCCACCCCACAGGCAAAAGCCGCCGCGGTCACCTCCTTGGCGGCGTTCCGATACGAGTCGGAAGACGTCGTCGGTGCCCTCACGATCATCGAGGAGGCCCTCGGCGACTCACACAGTCCAGTCGACCTCGCGTGGATTGAGGCACATCGGGCCAGGCTCTTGGTCGAACTTGGCGACACTAAGACCGCCCAAGAGGTAGCTCTTCGAGTCGCGCCAATCGGACGCATCGCCAATCATGACCCCACAGCGTCGGTACTCGCCGGCTCAGCCGCAGACCTAATCTTCCGATTGAGCGATTGGGATGGCGAGAGTTTGGCTTCTGCCATCAAGGGACACGACAACCTCGGAACTTGGTGGCGTTCCCAGACGATCCTCGCTGGTTTGGCTGCCCAAGCGGAGGATTCCTTCAAGAACTGGTCCTACGACCGAACTGTCACCATGGGCGCCGACGACGTTGCCTGGCTCTCGCTCCGATCCGCAATGGCCCAGGCGAACCACGCCGCAGATACCCCTTCGTGGCGCAACGCGGCCACGATGCTGTCGCGGAGGATCTTGATGACGTCTGACAGCGAGCATCAGATCGACGGAGCGCTGGACCTGGCCAGGCTGGCTGGAGCAGACAAGGTAGTCAAGGCAACGATTGCTCGATTGCTTGACACGGGACCGGTTGGTCCGGTGGCCGCTGTCGCCAACCGGATCGACCTCGATGCGCTAACCCGAACCCCACTAGCTGCCAGTGTTCGATTCGTTGCCGGGGCTGCAGACGTACTTTCAGCTGACGCGGCTGACCGGCATGCTCGTTGGGCAATGCGGTTGTTGTGCGACCCAGGCGACTTCCAGCAGCGGTTGAGGCCGAGTTTCCTCTTACGTGACGAACTCCCAAGACTGCTCCTCGGACTCTCCACGTCAGTTTCGCCCAGCGTGAGCTCCGAAATCAGAGAGCACATCGTGGGACTATCGGCCGTGACCGATCAACTGCTGGCCGATCGATACGCCCGTCTGGTCCGGCACCTCGATGAGAGCGAATGGACCGAGGAACAACTGCGAGAGTTGGCGTCTCGCCGCTCGCAGCATCACGAGGAGTTGGCCGGAGCCATCGACTACGTCATTGCTCACCGAGACGCTGACGAGCGTCTCCAACTCATCGACAAGATCGCCGAGGGTGACCTCGATGCGCTGCACAGTTTCGGCAGCGTCATCGACCTGCCCACTGAGGTTGTGCTTGCGCTAATGGCGGCCATGGAAGGTCAAGTTGAGGCGATCCTGGATGACGCCAAGAACGGGACAGTGCGGGTAAGCGACCGCGACCCCTTGCGCACCTTGGTCCTCCTCAGCATTTGGCACCCAACGCTCGCGCGCTGGAAGACATGCGCCAAGGCTCTAGAAGACCCGACCGTTATCGGCGAGTTTACGATCGGCGCGATCGAACTCATCGGGCAAGCAACGGACGAGATTCCCCGTGAAGTCGCTCTTCTGCTCCGTGAGGCACTCAAACTGCAATCCACGCGGGCTCCGCTTGAACATGAGTCCCGACTCTTTTGCCCAACGCGAGACCCCCGGGGCCCAGCGAAACTCACCTACGCAAAGTTGTTTCCAGAGGAGACCTCTGAGTCTGACCTAGTGCCGCGGATTTGA
- the mobF gene encoding MobF family relaxase, with protein MKIYRGAATAARQYVEADRGRADDHYLAEGTGIAERLIGTPDSVERAPSLDGDAYEAWVAGLDPETHEPRGRLRKDARATRFAEVVVNGPKSWSLAAALHPEVAEAYDSAMDSAAHQIVAWLAEHATTRVGPRGRQVQVLVERIEAAVIRHYSSRAGDPHRHLHLQINARVFADGKWRGLHTVGMRDNIDAINGIGHAAVMCDPHFRRVLADHGFTVDPEAGEIDQLAEFVGPFSARARQIGRNIERYETEWRADHPGEEPGPGLLRSWDARAWADNRRDKVAARNGADITERWVHELAALDYRPPAARAPLHATRTGQIDRDRVCEIALTRLGAKRSAWNTADIRGVIEHLITEANVVTEVGVRAELAEDLTARVAARCLPLLKEPPPAEHIRSLTSPEVLEVEADLTTRLAARAIPAAASLDESAVGTDDAQLRKSVVALAGDSPLVVLEGAAGTGKTTALAAASDVIERRGHRLVLVAPTLKAAQVAGREVGAHATSAAMLARRCGWSWDEDGHWSRAGSGTSDALRPGDVLLIDEAGMLDQDTARALLTIADEAGAKIRLVGDRHQLPAVGRGGVLDLGVRWTRPEQHLSLESVRRFRDPAYADLSLAMRSGGEPADVFRKLHQRGEVVVHQSEEDRLTALAFEAVESSALIVADTREDAATLNAVIHDLRVEDGLVDEESTVATRGGDQIGRGDRVTTRANDYDQGVANRDTWTVVDIYTDGGLLLSGAGGERRVDSEYARKHVELAYATTAYGAQGETVDEAHLALTDRTGAASAYVGMTRGRERNAVHVVAEDLEDAEQQWVAAFTRDRADLGPAHAARLAAEEAVKYETPKRGAPRRRPRRPSRVQPQPATFPHSPESPSIGF; from the coding sequence GTGAAGATCTATCGGGGAGCGGCAACAGCCGCGCGGCAGTACGTCGAGGCTGATCGTGGGCGAGCCGACGACCATTACCTTGCCGAAGGCACGGGCATCGCGGAGCGACTGATCGGCACCCCGGACAGTGTCGAGCGGGCGCCCAGCCTGGACGGCGATGCGTACGAAGCCTGGGTCGCGGGTCTCGACCCGGAGACGCACGAGCCTCGTGGTCGCTTGCGCAAGGACGCCCGAGCGACACGCTTCGCCGAGGTCGTCGTGAACGGACCGAAGTCCTGGTCACTCGCCGCCGCCCTCCACCCCGAGGTCGCCGAGGCGTACGACAGCGCGATGGATTCCGCGGCGCATCAGATCGTGGCGTGGCTGGCCGAGCACGCGACGACCCGCGTTGGTCCGCGCGGCCGTCAGGTGCAGGTGCTGGTCGAGCGGATCGAAGCCGCGGTGATTCGGCACTATTCGTCACGGGCCGGCGACCCTCACCGGCATCTCCACCTCCAGATCAACGCTCGAGTCTTCGCGGATGGCAAGTGGCGTGGCCTGCACACCGTCGGGATGCGCGACAACATCGACGCCATCAACGGCATCGGACACGCCGCTGTCATGTGCGATCCCCACTTCCGGCGAGTGCTGGCCGACCATGGGTTCACCGTCGACCCCGAGGCCGGCGAGATCGATCAGCTGGCAGAGTTCGTCGGGCCCTTCTCGGCAAGGGCGCGACAGATCGGCCGCAACATCGAGCGGTACGAGACGGAGTGGCGCGCCGACCACCCAGGCGAGGAGCCGGGTCCCGGGCTGCTCCGCTCCTGGGATGCGCGTGCATGGGCAGACAACAGACGGGACAAGGTCGCCGCTCGCAATGGTGCGGACATCACCGAACGCTGGGTTCACGAGTTGGCTGCACTCGACTATCGACCGCCAGCCGCGAGGGCGCCATTGCATGCGACTCGAACAGGGCAGATCGACCGTGACCGAGTCTGCGAGATCGCGCTCACTCGCCTCGGCGCCAAGCGTTCGGCCTGGAACACTGCCGACATTCGCGGTGTGATCGAGCACCTCATCACCGAGGCGAACGTCGTCACCGAGGTCGGCGTACGCGCCGAACTTGCCGAAGACCTCACCGCGAGAGTCGCTGCCCGGTGCTTGCCGCTGCTCAAGGAGCCACCTCCGGCCGAGCACATCCGCTCACTGACCAGCCCCGAGGTGCTCGAAGTCGAAGCCGACCTCACCACTCGGCTCGCAGCACGAGCCATCCCGGCCGCGGCGAGCCTTGACGAGTCGGCCGTCGGCACCGACGACGCGCAGCTCAGGAAGTCCGTCGTCGCGCTGGCCGGGGACTCACCGCTGGTTGTGCTCGAAGGTGCAGCGGGCACCGGCAAGACCACCGCTCTCGCAGCGGCTTCCGACGTCATCGAGCGACGTGGGCACCGGCTGGTGTTGGTTGCCCCGACACTCAAGGCAGCACAGGTGGCGGGCCGGGAGGTCGGTGCGCACGCCACCTCCGCGGCGATGCTGGCCCGTCGCTGTGGCTGGTCGTGGGACGAGGACGGGCACTGGAGCCGCGCGGGCTCCGGCACCTCCGACGCGCTGAGGCCCGGCGACGTACTCCTCATCGACGAGGCCGGGATGCTCGACCAAGACACCGCCCGGGCACTACTCACGATCGCCGACGAGGCCGGCGCCAAGATCCGCCTGGTCGGCGATCGCCACCAACTGCCAGCAGTCGGACGGGGCGGAGTACTCGACTTGGGAGTGCGCTGGACCCGGCCAGAACAACACCTCAGTTTGGAGTCCGTGCGCCGGTTCCGCGATCCGGCGTACGCCGACCTCAGTCTGGCCATGCGCTCTGGCGGTGAACCCGCCGATGTGTTCCGGAAACTCCACCAGCGCGGCGAGGTCGTGGTGCACCAGAGCGAGGAGGACCGACTCACTGCGCTGGCCTTCGAGGCGGTCGAGTCCTCGGCTCTCATCGTTGCCGACACTCGCGAGGACGCTGCGACGCTGAACGCGGTGATCCACGACCTCCGGGTCGAGGACGGGCTCGTTGACGAGGAGAGCACGGTGGCGACGCGCGGGGGCGACCAGATCGGCCGCGGCGACCGAGTCACGACGCGCGCCAACGACTACGACCAGGGCGTCGCCAACCGCGACACCTGGACGGTCGTCGACATCTATACCGACGGTGGGCTGCTGCTCTCCGGCGCGGGAGGTGAGCGACGCGTCGACAGCGAATACGCCCGCAAGCACGTGGAGCTTGCCTACGCCACGACGGCGTACGGCGCCCAGGGCGAGACCGTCGATGAGGCACACCTCGCCCTCACCGACCGGACGGGTGCCGCGTCGGCGTACGTCGGCATGACCCGCGGGCGCGAGCGCAACGCAGTTCACGTCGTGGCCGAAGACCTGGAGGATGCAGAGCAGCAATGGGTTGCCGCGTTCACCCGGGATCGTGCTGACCTCGGTCCTGCGCATGCGGCTCGTTTGGCTGCGGAGGAAGCAGTGAAGTACGAGACGCCGAAGCGTGGGGCTCCTCGCCGCAGGCCGCGCCGACCATCGCGAGTCCAGCCACAGCCAGCAACGTTCCCCCACTCGCCAGAGTCACCGTCAATCGGCTTCTGA
- a CDS encoding type II toxin-antitoxin system RelE/ParE family toxin, producing MAEQWEIILMPEVEEWYLELCRHDIDTADQVEQAIELLEDEGPTLGRPFVDKIAGSKHHNMKELRPTRSRTHIRILFVFDPMRQAVLLVAGDKAGNWKKWYEVNVPIAEQRYDRWLDEQRKEHGSE from the coding sequence ATGGCGGAGCAGTGGGAGATCATCCTGATGCCGGAGGTCGAGGAGTGGTACCTCGAACTCTGTCGTCACGACATCGACACCGCGGATCAGGTCGAGCAGGCGATCGAGTTGCTGGAGGACGAAGGGCCAACCCTGGGCCGCCCGTTCGTCGACAAGATCGCCGGCTCGAAGCACCACAACATGAAGGAATTGCGACCTACCCGGAGTCGCACTCACATCCGGATCCTTTTCGTCTTCGATCCCATGCGCCAAGCGGTTCTCCTGGTGGCTGGAGACAAGGCGGGGAACTGGAAGAAGTGGTACGAGGTAAACGTCCCGATTGCGGAGCAGCGGTACGACAGGTGGCTCGATGAGCAACGGAAGGAGCACGGCAGTGAGTGA
- a CDS encoding IS630 family transposase, which translates to MANRPAPALVLRPGDREELERWARASTVPASAAKRARIVLLAADGVANTRIAELVGATVTTVLGWRDRYQSKGLAGLADAPRSGRPRELDHRAIVAETLKPPPKKLGVTHWSTRLLANRLKISHKSVARAWSAYGVKPWKAESFRFSTDPELVGKVTDICGLYLAPPENAIVLCVDEKSQIQALDRTVPILPMQPGKVERRSHDYYRHGTTTLFAALDIATGQVTAALKPRHRHQEFLAFLKQIERAYRDVRDADGQPVELHLVMDNYAAHKHLNVKTWLADNPRFVVHFTPTHASWMNLVEVWFGIVERQAIRRGVFKSVKDLNAKIRAFIDGWHERAHPFVWTKTADQILAKANRPTTSNPRH; encoded by the coding sequence ATGGCGAATCGTCCTGCTCCTGCATTGGTTCTGCGTCCAGGCGATCGCGAGGAGCTTGAGCGGTGGGCCCGGGCTTCGACGGTGCCGGCGTCGGCGGCGAAGCGGGCGCGGATCGTGTTGCTCGCGGCCGACGGGGTGGCGAATACGCGGATCGCGGAGTTGGTCGGTGCGACGGTGACCACGGTGCTGGGCTGGCGGGATCGCTACCAGTCCAAGGGACTGGCGGGGCTGGCAGATGCTCCGCGTTCGGGACGTCCGCGGGAGCTCGATCACCGGGCGATCGTGGCCGAGACGTTGAAGCCGCCACCGAAGAAACTCGGTGTCACGCACTGGTCCACCCGGCTGCTGGCCAACCGGCTGAAGATCTCCCACAAGTCGGTCGCCCGAGCCTGGTCGGCCTACGGCGTCAAGCCGTGGAAGGCGGAGTCGTTCCGGTTCTCCACCGACCCCGAGCTGGTCGGGAAGGTGACCGACATCTGCGGGCTGTACCTGGCGCCGCCGGAGAACGCGATCGTGCTGTGCGTGGACGAGAAGTCCCAGATCCAGGCGCTGGACAGGACGGTCCCGATCTTGCCGATGCAACCGGGCAAGGTCGAGCGCAGGTCGCACGACTACTACCGGCATGGCACCACCACGCTGTTCGCAGCGCTCGACATCGCGACCGGGCAGGTCACCGCGGCGCTCAAGCCGCGCCATCGTCATCAAGAGTTCTTGGCGTTCCTCAAGCAGATCGAGCGGGCCTACCGCGACGTCCGCGACGCCGACGGGCAGCCGGTCGAGCTGCACTTGGTGATGGACAACTACGCCGCGCACAAGCACCTGAACGTGAAGACCTGGCTGGCCGACAACCCGCGCTTCGTCGTGCACTTCACCCCGACCCATGCCTCCTGGATGAACCTGGTCGAGGTCTGGTTCGGCATCGTCGAGCGGCAGGCGATCCGCCGCGGGGTGTTCAAGTCGGTCAAGGACCTCAACGCCAAGATCCGCGCCTTCATCGACGGCTGGCACGAAAGAGCGCATCCGTTCGTGTGGACCAAGACCGCCGATCAGATCCTGGCGAAGGCCAACCGTCCAACAACTTCAAATCCGCGGCACTAG
- a CDS encoding helix-turn-helix domain-containing protein, whose amino-acid sequence MSDHGQATTPNAHDELMTIGEVAELLRVPVATLRYWRHLGAGPASFRVGRHVRYRRCDVRAWVNAKLRR is encoded by the coding sequence ATGTCCGACCACGGCCAAGCAACCACACCCAACGCTCACGACGAATTGATGACCATCGGAGAAGTCGCCGAACTCCTCCGAGTGCCAGTGGCGACGCTGCGCTACTGGCGACACCTCGGGGCAGGCCCGGCCAGCTTTCGAGTCGGTCGTCACGTGCGCTACCGACGATGCGACGTCCGCGCCTGGGTCAACGCCAAGCTGCGTCGGTGA
- a CDS encoding DNA cytosine methyltransferase produces the protein MSSKSSPFTFVDLFAGIGGFHAALGALGGEGVYAVEKDEAAAAVYERNWRLPALGDIVADTKTTMRVPDHDVLTAGFPCQPFSKSGYQRGMDEARGTLFWNILEILRVRRPSVVLLENVRNLAGPRHTHEWEVIIRSLRDLGYRVSAKPLVFSPHLLPPERGGRPQVRERVFILATYVGRREAQSDVEPTVEARAVDGWDPQRWLLDAHLPLDQDLDPETALKLRLSPSETTWVEAWNDFVVTLRRAGVSKLPGFPVWSDAFIHERDLHIDPDTPAWKAGFLRKNAALYTEHQAVIESWLARWNYLEGFPPSRRKLEWQAQDARSLYDTVMHLRPSGLRAKRPTYLPALVAITQTSVLGDRLRRLSPRETARLQGLPEWFDFGDQPNASTYKQLGNGVNVGAVYHVFRQHVSATVDAVSRRSPGLAQAVLGSAITPDPAVERYWDSSRPLIERTRDNRTASPLTA, from the coding sequence ATGAGTTCGAAGTCCTCCCCGTTCACGTTCGTCGATCTCTTCGCGGGCATTGGTGGTTTCCATGCTGCGCTCGGCGCCTTGGGCGGGGAGGGTGTGTACGCAGTTGAGAAGGATGAGGCCGCCGCCGCCGTCTATGAGCGCAACTGGCGACTCCCGGCGCTGGGCGACATCGTCGCCGATACCAAGACGACCATGCGAGTCCCTGACCATGATGTCCTCACTGCCGGATTCCCCTGTCAGCCCTTCTCCAAGAGCGGTTACCAGCGCGGCATGGACGAGGCACGAGGGACCCTGTTCTGGAATATTCTTGAAATTCTGCGCGTCCGCAGACCATCGGTCGTGCTTCTTGAGAACGTCAGGAATCTGGCTGGGCCACGCCACACTCACGAGTGGGAGGTCATCATCCGGTCGCTGCGCGATCTCGGCTACAGGGTGTCCGCCAAACCACTCGTGTTCTCGCCACACCTACTCCCGCCAGAGCGAGGAGGCCGACCGCAGGTCCGGGAGCGAGTGTTCATTTTGGCGACCTACGTCGGCAGACGGGAGGCGCAATCGGATGTTGAACCGACCGTTGAGGCTCGTGCAGTTGACGGGTGGGACCCGCAACGATGGCTGCTCGACGCCCACCTCCCTCTTGACCAGGACCTCGACCCAGAGACCGCGCTGAAGTTGCGGTTGTCTCCATCGGAGACAACCTGGGTCGAGGCGTGGAACGATTTTGTGGTCACCCTTCGTCGGGCTGGTGTGAGCAAACTTCCCGGGTTCCCAGTCTGGAGTGATGCCTTCATCCACGAGCGAGACCTACACATCGACCCAGATACGCCGGCGTGGAAAGCGGGGTTCCTTCGGAAGAATGCCGCCCTCTACACCGAGCATCAAGCGGTGATTGAGTCGTGGCTGGCGCGGTGGAACTACCTGGAGGGGTTTCCGCCGTCGCGGCGCAAGCTCGAATGGCAGGCGCAGGATGCCCGCTCGCTTTATGACACAGTCATGCACTTGCGTCCATCAGGCCTACGTGCCAAACGGCCGACCTATTTGCCTGCTCTAGTGGCCATCACGCAGACCAGCGTCCTGGGCGACCGACTGCGACGCCTCTCGCCACGAGAGACTGCTCGATTGCAAGGGCTTCCCGAATGGTTTGACTTTGGTGACCAGCCCAATGCTTCCACGTACAAGCAGTTGGGAAATGGCGTGAATGTCGGTGCGGTGTACCACGTGTTCCGTCAGCACGTGTCTGCGACCGTGGATGCAGTCAGCCGAAGGAGTCCTGGCCTTGCGCAGGCCGTTTTGGGGAGCGCGATCACGCCGGATCCCGCGGTCGAGCGCTATTGGGACTCGAGCAGGCCACTGATTGAACGCACCCGCGACAACCGGACGGCCTCTCCGCTGACCGCTTAA
- a CDS encoding TetR/AcrR family transcriptional regulator, producing the protein MPRITAPTVAEHHAKQRRALLDAARDLLAETGAEPSMAAVARRAGLARSSIYQYFSSPPDMLAAVVGDVLPAWADRVRAHVEAAATPAERVWAYVEANLELFASPEQAVAQALSRVVEPQVLQRPMEDFHRRLQVPLRDALTAWGEPEVEAIAEIIDAMIVRAARDAAPETAATRLRRLLEGYLRD; encoded by the coding sequence ATGCCCCGGATCACGGCACCCACGGTCGCCGAGCATCACGCGAAGCAACGGCGCGCGCTGCTCGACGCTGCTCGTGATCTCCTCGCCGAGACCGGTGCGGAGCCGTCGATGGCGGCGGTGGCGCGTCGCGCCGGTCTGGCGCGCAGCAGCATTTATCAGTACTTCTCCTCGCCGCCCGACATGTTGGCTGCGGTCGTGGGCGACGTCTTGCCCGCCTGGGCCGACCGGGTTCGCGCGCACGTGGAGGCCGCGGCGACGCCGGCCGAACGCGTCTGGGCGTACGTCGAAGCCAATCTCGAACTCTTCGCCTCCCCCGAGCAGGCTGTGGCGCAGGCGCTCAGCCGGGTGGTCGAGCCCCAGGTGCTGCAGCGGCCGATGGAGGACTTCCACCGGCGATTGCAGGTGCCGCTGCGCGACGCGTTGACGGCGTGGGGCGAGCCCGAGGTCGAGGCGATCGCGGAGATCATCGACGCGATGATCGTACGAGCCGCTCGCGATGCCGCACCCGAGACCGCGGCGACCCGATTGCGCCGGTTGCTCGAGGGCTATCTCAGGGACTGA
- a CDS encoding ABC transporter permease, translating into MKPSFLAVRELRFARGRFALMGSVVALIAVLMVLLSGLSVGLVKDGVSGLQTLPASSFAFQADVEKSSAFSRSVVGPKAVSQWAEQPGVKAATPFGNTLVNARSDRGVEIDLALFGVERGSFLDPPVNEGKPLAGEGEVVISGTAADDGLKFGDTVVLEPSGMKLTVVGVLEGQHTFGHVDVGYVSLRTWQEARAGVRAGDDVAPHVYQEFTAVAIEADSSDDVDLAAADKAADTTSMTLKESFDASPGYTAETSTLQLIQVFLYLISALVVGAFFTVLTIQRRGEIAVLRALGGPTRYLLGDSLLQSFILLIVSAAVGIGAGLGMGAAISATEMPFALEAGPIAAAAALLIALGMLGAASAVFRITRVDPLTALGGNR; encoded by the coding sequence ATGAAGCCGTCCTTCCTCGCGGTGCGCGAACTGCGCTTCGCGAGAGGCAGGTTCGCCCTCATGGGCAGCGTTGTCGCCTTGATCGCAGTCCTGATGGTGTTGCTCAGCGGCCTGTCGGTCGGCCTGGTCAAAGATGGCGTCTCGGGCCTCCAGACGCTGCCGGCCTCGTCGTTCGCCTTCCAAGCCGACGTCGAGAAGAGCTCTGCATTCTCACGCAGTGTGGTCGGGCCCAAGGCCGTCAGCCAGTGGGCCGAGCAACCGGGTGTCAAGGCTGCGACCCCGTTCGGCAACACGCTGGTGAATGCACGTAGCGACCGTGGTGTCGAGATCGACCTCGCGCTGTTCGGCGTGGAGCGCGGCTCGTTCCTCGACCCCCCCGTCAATGAGGGAAAGCCACTCGCCGGTGAGGGTGAGGTCGTCATCTCGGGCACCGCGGCAGACGACGGCCTCAAGTTCGGAGACACCGTCGTGTTGGAGCCCAGTGGCATGAAGTTGACTGTGGTGGGCGTACTCGAGGGCCAGCACACCTTCGGTCACGTGGACGTCGGGTACGTCTCGCTGCGCACCTGGCAGGAGGCGAGGGCAGGCGTACGCGCGGGTGACGATGTGGCGCCGCACGTGTACCAGGAGTTCACCGCCGTCGCCATCGAGGCCGACTCCTCTGATGATGTCGACCTCGCCGCCGCAGACAAGGCCGCCGACACGACGTCCATGACCCTCAAGGAGTCTTTTGACGCTTCACCCGGCTACACCGCCGAGACCTCGACCCTGCAACTGATCCAGGTCTTCCTCTACCTCATCTCCGCGCTCGTAGTCGGAGCGTTCTTCACCGTGCTGACCATCCAGCGTCGCGGGGAGATCGCCGTGCTGCGCGCCCTCGGCGGGCCGACCCGCTATCTGCTGGGCGACAGTCTGCTCCAGTCCTTCATCCTGCTGATCGTCTCCGCGGCGGTCGGGATCGGCGCGGGACTCGGCATGGGTGCGGCAATCAGTGCCACGGAGATGCCGTTCGCCCTTGAGGCCGGGCCTATCGCCGCCGCTGCGGCGTTGCTGATCGCCCTCGGCATGCTCGGCGCCGCGAGTGCCGTATTCCGCATTACCCGTGTCGACCCCTTGACCGCCCTGGGAGGCAACCGATGA
- a CDS encoding ATP-binding cassette domain-containing protein has protein sequence MTAKTPALVLRDVTLTHGDGEEIVTALDDVTLEVAPGEFVAVVGPSGSGKSSLLAVAGALTTPTSGSVRLGEVDLVAATPRQRTAVRRERIGYVFQSDNLVPALTALDQIRLPATFTRGGRHRDAAELLTAVGMDHKAGRRPHQLLRWRTSTHRHRARPRQCARPAPGRRADRRSRPPAQSRHRRIASHGDPRTPGSDRHGHP, from the coding sequence ATGACCGCGAAGACCCCCGCACTCGTCCTTCGCGACGTCACCCTCACGCACGGCGATGGCGAGGAAATCGTCACCGCGCTCGACGATGTCACTCTCGAGGTCGCTCCCGGCGAGTTCGTCGCCGTGGTGGGTCCCTCGGGGTCGGGCAAGTCCAGCCTGCTGGCCGTGGCCGGAGCGCTGACCACGCCGACCTCGGGCTCCGTACGCCTGGGTGAGGTCGACCTGGTCGCTGCGACGCCTCGTCAGCGCACCGCCGTACGACGCGAACGGATCGGGTACGTCTTCCAGAGCGACAACCTGGTGCCGGCGTTGACGGCCCTCGACCAGATCCGGCTCCCTGCGACTTTCACCCGGGGCGGACGACACCGAGACGCCGCCGAACTCCTGACAGCGGTGGGCATGGACCACAAGGCCGGGCGGCGCCCCCACCAGCTTCTCCGGTGGCGAACGTCAACGCATCGGCATCGCGCGCGCCCTCGTCAATGCGCCCGACCTGCTCCTGGTCGACGAGCCGACCGCCGCTCTCGACCGCCAGCGCAGTCAAGACATCGTCGGATTGCTAGCCACGGAGACCCACGAACGCCAGGTAGCGACCGTCATGGTCACCCATGA